A single region of the Pseudomonas mandelii genome encodes:
- the lgt gene encoding prolipoprotein diacylglyceryl transferase produces MLPYPQIDPVALAIGPLKIHWYGLMYLIGIGGAWLLASRRLNRFDPTWTKEKLSDMVFWMSMGVIVGGRLGYVLFYDLNAYLANPTLIFEVWKGGMSFHGGFIGVMLAALWFGKKNNKSFFQLMDFVAPMVPIGLGAGRIGNFINAELWGKATDVPWAMIFPTDPAQLARHPSQLYQFALEGVALFAILWLFSRKPRPTMAVSGMFALFYGIFRFIVEFVRVPDAQLGYLAWNWLTMGQVLCVPMIVGGLFLIWLAYHRAPATPAAAV; encoded by the coding sequence ATGCTGCCTTACCCGCAGATCGACCCGGTGGCCCTGGCCATCGGTCCGCTGAAAATCCACTGGTACGGTCTGATGTACCTGATCGGCATCGGCGGCGCCTGGCTGCTGGCATCGCGCCGGCTCAACCGTTTCGACCCGACCTGGACCAAGGAAAAGCTTTCCGACATGGTCTTCTGGATGTCGATGGGCGTTATCGTCGGCGGCCGCCTGGGCTATGTGCTGTTCTACGATCTGAACGCTTATCTGGCCAACCCGACACTGATTTTCGAAGTATGGAAGGGCGGCATGTCGTTCCATGGCGGCTTCATCGGCGTGATGCTGGCCGCGTTGTGGTTCGGCAAGAAGAACAACAAGTCGTTCTTCCAGCTGATGGATTTCGTCGCGCCGATGGTGCCGATCGGCCTGGGTGCCGGGCGCATCGGTAACTTCATCAACGCCGAGTTGTGGGGTAAGGCGACCGACGTGCCGTGGGCAATGATCTTCCCGACCGATCCGGCGCAACTGGCGCGTCACCCGTCGCAGCTGTACCAGTTCGCGCTCGAAGGCGTGGCCCTGTTTGCCATTCTCTGGCTGTTCTCGCGCAAGCCGCGGCCGACCATGGCGGTGTCCGGGATGTTTGCCCTGTTCTACGGCATCTTCCGTTTCATCGTGGAGTTTGTCCGCGTACCGGACGCGCAACTGGGCTATCTGGCCTGGAACTGGCTGACTATGGGCCAAGTGCTCTGCGTACCGATGATCGTTGGCGGGCTGTTCCTGATCTGGCTGGCGTATCACCGCGCCCCGGCGACTCCAGCGGCTGCCGTATAA
- a CDS encoding thymidylate synthase, translating into MKQYLELVAHVIKNGTKQANRTGVNTISFPGAMLRYDLKEGFPAITTRKMAFKSAIGEMCGFLRGVNNAAEFRALGCKVWDQNANENAQWLANPFRQGEDDLGEIYGVQWRKWPAYKQIPVSNQAAIEQTLSQGYRQIAEGEEDGQAYVVLYKAIDQVRQCVDTIIKDPGSRRILFHGWNVAQLDEMALPPCHLLYQFHPNVETREISLTLYIRSNDLGLGTPFNLTEGAALLSLIGRLTGYTPRWFTYFIGDAHVYENHLDMLNEQLKREPFPMPKLVISDRVPEFAKTGLYQPEWLELIEPSDFSLEGYQHHAPMTAPMAV; encoded by the coding sequence ATGAAGCAATATCTCGAACTGGTCGCCCACGTCATCAAGAACGGCACCAAGCAAGCCAACCGCACCGGCGTGAACACCATCAGCTTTCCGGGCGCGATGCTGCGTTATGACCTGAAAGAAGGTTTCCCGGCGATCACCACGCGCAAGATGGCCTTCAAATCGGCCATCGGCGAGATGTGTGGTTTCCTGCGTGGCGTGAACAACGCCGCCGAATTCCGCGCGCTGGGCTGCAAGGTCTGGGATCAGAACGCCAACGAAAACGCGCAGTGGCTGGCCAATCCGTTCCGTCAGGGTGAAGACGACCTTGGCGAAATCTACGGCGTGCAATGGCGCAAATGGCCGGCGTACAAGCAGATTCCGGTCAGCAATCAGGCCGCTATCGAACAGACCCTGAGCCAGGGTTATCGTCAGATCGCCGAAGGCGAGGAAGACGGTCAGGCCTATGTCGTTCTGTACAAGGCGATCGACCAGGTCCGCCAGTGCGTCGACACCATCATCAAGGACCCGGGCAGCCGCCGCATTCTGTTCCACGGCTGGAACGTCGCCCAACTCGATGAAATGGCTTTGCCGCCGTGCCACCTGCTGTACCAGTTCCACCCGAATGTCGAGACCAGGGAAATCTCCCTGACGCTCTACATCCGCTCCAACGACCTAGGGCTGGGCACGCCGTTCAACCTCACCGAAGGCGCCGCGTTGCTGAGTCTGATCGGCCGACTGACCGGCTACACACCGCGCTGGTTCACCTATTTCATCGGTGATGCCCACGTTTACGAAAACCATTTGGACATGCTCAACGAACAGCTCAAGCGCGAGCCGTTCCCGATGCCGAAACTGGTGATCAGTGACCGTGTGCCGGAGTTTGCCAAGACCGGCTTGTATCAGCCGGAGTGGCTGGAGTTGATCGAGCCGAGCGATTTCTCGCTTGAGGGGTATCAGCATCACGCGCCGATGACGGCACCGATGGCCGTCTGA
- the cadR gene encoding Cd(II)/Pb(II)-responsive transcriptional regulator, with protein MKIGELAKLTDCAVETIRYYERENLLPEPARSDGNYRVYTQAHAERLTFIRNCRTLDMTLEEIRSLLALRDSPQDQCESVNALIDEHIHHVKARIDGLMALQTQLLDLRQRCGEGPDIDQCGILQRLEVSGGVVATEVEHSHVGRSHGH; from the coding sequence ATGAAGATTGGAGAACTGGCGAAACTCACCGACTGCGCCGTCGAAACCATCCGCTACTACGAGCGCGAAAACCTGCTGCCGGAGCCCGCCCGCAGCGACGGCAACTACCGGGTCTACACTCAGGCCCACGCCGAACGCCTGACCTTCATCCGCAACTGCCGCACGCTCGACATGACCCTGGAAGAGATCCGCAGCCTGCTGGCCCTGCGCGACAGTCCGCAGGATCAGTGCGAAAGCGTGAACGCGTTGATCGACGAGCACATTCATCACGTGAAAGCGCGGATCGACGGATTGATGGCGTTACAGACGCAACTGCTCGACCTGCGCCAACGCTGTGGCGAGGGCCCGGACATTGATCAGTGCGGGATTTTGCAGCGGCTGGAAGTGAGTGGCGGGGTGGTGGCGACGGAAGTTGAGCATTCCCATGTCGGCAGGAGTCATGGGCATTAG
- a CDS encoding heavy metal translocating P-type ATPase → MSDSLHTHKPEADHDHDHDHDHSHKLQPVQKHDHGGHGDSCCSSKAAAPSLIKLSDTPTDGARLSSFRIDAMDCPTEQTLIQNKLGKLAGVQQLEFNLINRVLGVTHNLPSTAPIIEAIKSLGMVAEPMEQGAEAPAPIAEKKHWWPLALSGVGALAAEVIHFTSAAPDWVVAIIALISILSGGLTTYKKGWIALKNLNLNINALMSIAVTGAILIGQWPEAAMVMFLFTVAELIEAKSLDRARNAIGGLMQMTPEQATVQQADGSWVTQEVKTIELGARVRVRPGERIGLDGEVVSGSSTIDQAPITGESLPIEKTVGDKVFAGTINQAGSLEYSVTAAANNSTLARIIHAVEQAQGARAPTQRFVDQFSKIYTPAVFLLALAVAVIPPLFMGAVWFDWIYRALVLLVVACPCALVISTPVTIVSGLAAAARKGILVKGGVYLEGGHKLDYLALDKTGTLTHGKPVQTDYVSLDPTADATAPAIAAALAGRSDHPVSLAIANAAVDKQFAPLVVDNFEALGGRGVRGEINGQVYHLGNHRLVEDLGLCSPALEEKLFALEKQGKSVVLLLDKSGPLALFAVADTVKESSREAIQQLHDLGIKTLMLTGDNVHTAQAIAVQVGIDEAKGDLLPNDKLQAIEALYAQGHRVGMVGDGINDAPALARAQIGFAMAAAGTDTAIETADVALMDDDLRKIPAFIRLSRRTSTILKQNIALALVIKVIFLGVTFAGIATMWMAVFADMGVSLLVVFNGLRLLRK, encoded by the coding sequence ATGAGCGATTCCCTTCACACCCACAAACCCGAGGCTGATCACGATCACGATCACGATCACGATCACAGCCACAAGCTGCAGCCTGTGCAGAAGCATGACCATGGCGGGCACGGCGATTCCTGCTGCTCCTCCAAGGCGGCAGCGCCTTCGCTGATCAAGTTGAGCGACACGCCGACCGACGGCGCGCGGCTGAGCAGCTTCCGCATCGACGCCATGGACTGCCCGACCGAGCAGACGCTGATCCAGAACAAACTGGGCAAGCTTGCGGGGGTGCAGCAACTGGAATTCAACCTGATCAATCGGGTCCTGGGCGTGACCCATAACCTGCCGAGCACTGCGCCGATCATCGAGGCGATCAAGTCGCTGGGCATGGTGGCTGAACCGATGGAACAGGGCGCCGAAGCGCCAGCGCCGATCGCCGAGAAAAAGCACTGGTGGCCTCTGGCACTGTCCGGCGTGGGTGCGCTGGCGGCAGAAGTGATCCACTTCACTAGTGCCGCGCCGGACTGGGTGGTGGCGATCATCGCGCTGATTTCGATCCTCAGTGGCGGCCTCACCACTTACAAGAAGGGCTGGATCGCGCTCAAGAACCTCAACCTGAACATCAACGCGTTGATGAGCATCGCAGTCACCGGCGCGATCCTGATCGGGCAATGGCCGGAAGCGGCGATGGTGATGTTCCTGTTCACCGTGGCCGAGTTGATCGAGGCCAAGTCGCTGGACCGGGCGCGTAACGCCATTGGCGGCTTGATGCAGATGACCCCGGAACAGGCGACGGTGCAGCAAGCCGACGGCAGCTGGGTCACGCAAGAGGTCAAAACCATCGAGCTCGGTGCGCGAGTGCGGGTGCGTCCCGGCGAGCGGATTGGCCTGGACGGCGAAGTCGTGTCGGGCAGTTCGACCATCGATCAGGCGCCGATCACCGGCGAAAGTCTGCCGATCGAGAAGACGGTGGGCGATAAGGTCTTCGCCGGCACCATCAACCAGGCAGGCTCGCTGGAGTATTCCGTCACTGCAGCGGCGAACAATTCCACGCTGGCGCGGATCATCCACGCCGTGGAACAGGCCCAGGGCGCACGGGCGCCGACCCAGCGCTTCGTCGATCAGTTCTCGAAAATCTATACCCCGGCGGTGTTCCTGCTGGCCTTGGCTGTGGCGGTGATTCCGCCGCTGTTTATGGGCGCCGTCTGGTTCGACTGGATCTACCGCGCGTTGGTCTTGCTGGTGGTCGCTTGCCCATGCGCGTTGGTGATTTCCACTCCGGTGACCATCGTCAGTGGCCTCGCCGCGGCGGCACGCAAAGGCATCCTGGTGAAGGGCGGCGTTTATCTGGAAGGTGGCCACAAACTCGATTACCTGGCCTTGGACAAGACCGGCACCCTGACCCACGGCAAACCGGTGCAGACCGATTATGTGTCGCTTGATCCCACCGCAGACGCCACTGCCCCGGCGATTGCCGCAGCGCTGGCCGGTCGTTCGGACCACCCGGTGTCGTTGGCCATCGCCAATGCGGCGGTGGATAAACAATTCGCGCCGCTCGTTGTGGATAACTTCGAAGCCCTGGGCGGTCGCGGTGTACGCGGGGAAATCAACGGTCAGGTCTACCACTTGGGTAACCATCGCCTGGTGGAAGACTTGGGCCTGTGTTCGCCTGCGCTGGAAGAGAAGCTGTTTGCCCTGGAAAAACAGGGAAAATCGGTGGTGCTGTTGCTCGACAAGTCCGGCCCGTTGGCGCTGTTTGCCGTGGCCGACACGGTGAAAGAGTCCAGCCGCGAAGCGATCCAGCAACTGCACGATCTGGGCATCAAAACCCTGATGCTGACCGGCGACAATGTCCACACCGCCCAGGCGATTGCCGTGCAAGTCGGCATCGACGAGGCCAAGGGCGATCTGCTGCCCAACGACAAGCTGCAAGCCATCGAGGCACTTTATGCACAGGGCCATCGTGTTGGCATGGTCGGCGACGGCATCAACGATGCGCCGGCGCTGGCCCGCGCCCAGATTGGTTTCGCGATGGCCGCCGCCGGTACCGATACCGCCATCGAGACCGCCGATGTCGCCCTGATGGACGACGATCTGCGCAAGATCCCTGCGTTCATCCGCCTGTCGCGTCGAACCTCGACCATTCTCAAACAGAACATCGCCCTCGCTTTGGTCATCAAGGTGATCTTTCTTGGGGTAACCTTCGCCGGGATCGCCACCATGTGGATGGCGGTGTTCGCCGACATGGGTGTCAGCCTGTTGGTGGTGTTCAACGGTTTGCGCCTGCTGCGCAAGTAA
- a CDS encoding LysR family transcriptional regulator, with the protein MLSAELKAFYMVARLGSITLAAKKLGLSQPTVTTQIRHLESQYSVELFYRGGRRLSVSDEGARLLPMVKALLQQEADIEFFLRNSGQVQGTLRIAATAPYYILDLVKTFRERLPQVEVSVEIGNSQQVLEALEDYRVDVAASSQLLDDARLIRRVLGSDPLVLAVHRNHPLAAHDHVPLSALAGHTLLMRESGSTTRRLTEELLASAGVSFGPLLEIGSRESIREAVLRNIGISIIARQEVPHDPQLRVLTIENAPQIPEYLYCLKERKGARLPAAFLGLAQEMAPA; encoded by the coding sequence GTGCTGAGTGCCGAGCTGAAGGCGTTTTACATGGTTGCCCGCCTGGGCAGCATTACCCTGGCGGCGAAAAAGCTCGGCCTGAGCCAACCCACGGTGACCACGCAGATCCGCCATCTGGAAAGCCAGTATTCGGTTGAGCTGTTCTACCGTGGCGGCCGCCGCCTCAGCGTCAGCGATGAAGGCGCGCGGCTGTTGCCGATGGTCAAGGCGCTGTTGCAGCAGGAAGCCGACATCGAGTTTTTCCTGCGCAACAGCGGCCAGGTCCAGGGCACATTGCGCATTGCTGCTACCGCGCCGTATTACATCCTCGACCTGGTGAAGACTTTCCGCGAGCGCTTGCCGCAAGTGGAAGTGTCAGTGGAAATCGGCAACTCCCAGCAGGTGCTGGAAGCGCTGGAGGATTACCGGGTGGATGTCGCGGCGTCGTCACAATTGCTCGATGACGCGCGGCTGATTCGGCGGGTACTCGGCAGCGATCCGCTGGTGTTGGCGGTGCATCGCAACCATCCGCTGGCGGCGCACGATCATGTGCCGCTCAGCGCGTTGGCCGGGCATACCTTGTTGATGCGCGAATCAGGCTCGACCACTCGACGCCTGACCGAAGAATTGCTCGCCAGCGCCGGGGTGAGTTTCGGGCCGTTGCTGGAAATTGGCAGCCGTGAATCGATTCGCGAGGCGGTGCTGCGCAACATCGGCATCAGCATCATTGCCCGACAGGAAGTGCCGCATGACCCGCAATTGCGCGTGCTGACGATTGAGAATGCGCCGCAGATTCCGGAGTATCTGTACTGCCTCAAGGAGCGCAAAGGCGCGCGGTTGCCGGCGGCGTTCCTGGGTTTGGCGCAGGAAATGGCCCCCGCGTGA
- a CDS encoding putative 2-aminoethylphosphonate ABC transporter ATP-binding protein: protein MNHSIATALTNPGAPMKVRGVQKRFGAFTALDNVSLDVAAGELVCLLGPSGCGKTTLLRCIAGLEKQDSGELYLGDRDVSHLAPQARDYGILFQSYALFPNLTVEANIAYGLAGSGRDEVRKRVGQMLELVGLTGSEKKYPGQLSGGQQQRVALARALAPAPSLLLLDEPMSALDARVREHLCTELRQLQRNLGVTTLMVTHNQDEAMLMADRIAVMNNGKVEQYATPQDIYDRPATPFVAEFVGQGNWLPFSRSSDSHAQVGGMSMRLADGSAKTTSGRLFCRPEAINVNPLVHEENLFPAKVREITFLGNRCRMSFELDQLPGHALLAELAPEAMPRLGAQQIMVALPPRSLQVFA from the coding sequence ATGAACCACTCGATCGCAACTGCCCTGACCAACCCCGGCGCCCCGATGAAAGTGCGCGGTGTGCAGAAACGCTTTGGCGCCTTCACCGCGCTGGACAATGTTTCCCTCGACGTGGCGGCCGGTGAACTGGTGTGCCTGCTGGGCCCGTCCGGCTGTGGCAAAACCACGTTGCTGCGTTGCATCGCCGGCCTGGAGAAACAGGACAGCGGCGAGTTGTACCTCGGCGATCGCGACGTTTCCCACCTGGCACCCCAGGCCCGGGATTACGGCATTCTTTTTCAGTCCTACGCGCTGTTTCCCAACCTCACCGTCGAAGCGAACATTGCCTACGGCCTCGCCGGCAGTGGTCGTGATGAAGTGCGCAAACGTGTCGGTCAGATGCTGGAACTGGTCGGCCTGACCGGCAGCGAGAAAAAGTACCCCGGCCAGTTGTCCGGCGGCCAACAGCAACGTGTCGCGCTGGCTCGGGCATTGGCGCCGGCGCCATCGTTGTTGCTGCTGGACGAACCGATGTCGGCCCTCGACGCCCGGGTTCGCGAGCATTTGTGCACCGAACTGCGCCAACTGCAGCGCAACCTCGGCGTCACCACCCTGATGGTCACGCACAATCAGGACGAGGCCATGCTGATGGCCGACCGCATCGCCGTGATGAACAACGGCAAGGTCGAGCAGTACGCCACGCCGCAGGACATCTACGACCGCCCGGCCACGCCGTTTGTGGCGGAGTTTGTCGGCCAGGGCAACTGGCTGCCATTCAGCCGCAGCAGCGACAGCCATGCCCAGGTCGGCGGGATGAGCATGCGCCTGGCGGATGGCAGCGCTAAAACCACGTCGGGCCGTCTGTTTTGCCGACCGGAAGCGATCAACGTCAACCCGCTGGTGCATGAAGAAAACCTGTTCCCGGCCAAGGTTCGCGAGATCACCTTTCTCGGTAACCGCTGCCGCATGAGCTTCGAACTCGATCAACTGCCCGGCCACGCATTGCTGGCCGAACTGGCACCGGAAGCCATGCCGCGCCTCGGTGCGCAGCAGATCATGGTCGCCTTGCCCCCGCGCAGCCTGCAGGTGTTTGCCTGA
- a CDS encoding putative 2-aminoethylphosphonate ABC transporter permease subunit yields the protein MSANIALPIPHKQVRQTSRAEIGDRVFVVGGKLLLLVLLGLAVLMPLLAIFWRGFSSEAGQGGGLVAARELVTSANFHWLLGNSLKVSLSVAAIVVPLAYLFAYALQRTLIPGKGIWRAISLLPLMAPSMLPGIALVYLFGNQGMLRGLLSDNIYGFWGIVLGEVIYTFPHALMILLSALSLADARLFDAASSMGASPAKAFRSITWPATRQAVFAAFCLVFTLTITDFGVPVVVGGDYQVLALEAYKAVVGQQQFGRGALIGMVLLLPALFSFAVDAWLRRRHGDAMSGRAQVFKPAPSKRRDGCYLAIVLLICAVLLLVFGMAVFSSLVKFWPYNLSLSLNHYQFSDTAGGGWLAYGNSVKMALSTALIGSVLIFTGAYLMEKTKGQRGLNLALRMLSFVPMAVPGLVLGLGYVFFFNLSGNPLHVLYGTMTLLVVCTIAHYLTTAQMTATTALRQLDAEFEAAALSLKAPLYRHYLRVTVPICLPALLDIVRYLFVSAMTTVSAAIFLYSPDTILAAVAVLNMDDAGNVGGAAAMSTLILFTSAGVSMLLAWASRGLLRRSQAWRQTAPGK from the coding sequence ATGAGCGCGAACATCGCGCTGCCGATACCGCACAAGCAGGTTCGGCAGACCTCCCGTGCCGAGATCGGCGACCGGGTGTTCGTGGTCGGCGGCAAACTCCTTTTATTGGTGTTGCTCGGCCTCGCGGTGTTGATGCCGTTGTTGGCGATCTTCTGGCGCGGTTTCAGTTCCGAGGCCGGGCAGGGCGGAGGCCTGGTGGCCGCGCGTGAATTGGTGACCAGTGCGAACTTCCACTGGTTGCTCGGCAATAGCCTGAAAGTTTCCCTCAGCGTGGCGGCGATTGTCGTACCGCTGGCCTACCTGTTTGCCTACGCATTGCAACGCACGTTGATTCCCGGCAAAGGCATCTGGCGCGCAATTTCGTTGTTGCCGCTGATGGCGCCGTCGATGCTGCCGGGGATTGCGCTGGTTTATCTGTTCGGCAATCAGGGCATGTTGCGCGGCTTGCTCTCGGACAATATCTACGGTTTCTGGGGCATTGTTCTGGGCGAGGTCATTTACACCTTCCCACACGCATTGATGATTCTTCTGTCGGCGCTTTCCCTGGCGGATGCGCGACTCTTCGATGCCGCCTCCAGCATGGGCGCCAGTCCGGCCAAAGCCTTTCGCAGCATCACCTGGCCAGCGACCCGTCAGGCCGTGTTCGCGGCGTTCTGCCTGGTGTTCACCTTGACCATCACTGACTTCGGCGTGCCCGTAGTGGTCGGTGGCGACTATCAAGTGCTGGCGCTGGAAGCCTATAAGGCCGTGGTCGGCCAGCAGCAATTCGGTCGCGGCGCGTTGATCGGCATGGTCCTGCTGCTGCCGGCACTCTTCAGTTTTGCAGTCGATGCCTGGTTGCGTCGACGTCACGGCGACGCCATGAGCGGCCGCGCCCAAGTCTTCAAACCCGCGCCGTCGAAGCGGCGGGACGGTTGTTATCTGGCCATCGTGCTGCTGATCTGCGCGGTGTTGCTGCTGGTGTTCGGCATGGCGGTGTTCTCCTCGCTGGTGAAATTCTGGCCGTACAACCTGTCGCTGTCGCTCAACCATTACCAGTTCAGCGACACCGCGGGCGGCGGCTGGCTGGCCTACGGCAACAGCGTAAAAATGGCTTTGAGCACGGCGTTGATCGGCAGCGTGCTGATCTTCACCGGCGCCTACCTGATGGAGAAAACCAAAGGCCAGCGCGGACTGAACCTGGCCTTGCGCATGCTCAGTTTCGTGCCGATGGCGGTGCCGGGTCTGGTGCTGGGCCTGGGTTACGTTTTCTTCTTCAACCTCAGCGGCAACCCGCTGCATGTGCTCTACGGGACCATGACGCTGCTGGTGGTCTGCACTATTGCTCACTATTTGACCACCGCACAAATGACCGCGACCACGGCGCTACGTCAACTCGACGCCGAGTTCGAGGCCGCCGCGTTGTCGCTCAAGGCGCCGCTGTATCGGCACTACCTGCGAGTCACTGTGCCGATCTGCCTGCCGGCGCTGCTGGACATCGTGCGCTACCTGTTCGTCTCGGCCATGACCACCGTTTCAGCCGCGATCTTCCTCTACAGCCCCGACACCATCCTCGCGGCGGTGGCGGTGCTGAACATGGACGACGCCGGCAACGTCGGCGGCGCGGCGGCGATGTCGACCCTGATTCTGTTCACTTCGGCAGGCGTGTCGATGCTGCTGGCCTGGGCCTCGCGCGGCTTGCTGCGCCGTTCCCAGGCCTGGCGGCAGACCGCTCCTGGTAAATAA
- a CDS encoding putative 2-aminoethylphosphonate ABC transporter substrate-binding protein gives MFKPMALAAAVLTAFSLNAFAAPTELTVYTALEAEQLKTYKEAFEKANPDVEIKWVRDSTGIITAKLLAEKARPQADAVWGLAASSLAILDQQGMLQSYAPKDLGKIGGNYRDAANPPAWVGMDVWAATICFNTVEAEKQGLTKPVSWQDLTKPEYKGKIVMPNPASSGTGFLDVSAWLQTFGEKQGWQYMDDLHQNIGQYVHSGSKPCKLAASGEFPIGISFEYPAVQLKRQGAPLDIILPKEGLGWEIEATAVIKGTPHEEAAKKLADFSASPAAMELYKENFAVLAQPGIAKPQTELPADYEQRLIKNDFAWASKNRDEILSEWRKRYDGKSEKVAAK, from the coding sequence ATGTTCAAGCCTATGGCCCTGGCCGCTGCTGTCCTCACCGCTTTCAGCCTGAACGCCTTCGCGGCGCCAACCGAGTTGACGGTGTACACCGCCCTCGAAGCCGAGCAACTGAAGACTTACAAAGAAGCCTTCGAAAAGGCTAACCCGGACGTCGAGATCAAGTGGGTACGCGATTCCACCGGGATTATCACTGCCAAACTGCTGGCCGAAAAAGCCCGCCCACAGGCTGATGCGGTCTGGGGCCTGGCGGCGTCGAGCCTGGCGATCCTCGATCAGCAAGGCATGCTGCAAAGCTACGCGCCGAAGGACCTGGGCAAGATCGGCGGCAACTACCGCGATGCCGCCAATCCACCCGCGTGGGTCGGGATGGACGTCTGGGCGGCGACCATTTGCTTCAACACCGTCGAAGCCGAAAAGCAGGGTTTGACCAAACCGGTGAGCTGGCAGGACCTGACCAAGCCTGAGTACAAAGGCAAGATCGTGATGCCCAACCCGGCCTCGTCCGGCACCGGTTTCCTCGACGTCAGCGCCTGGCTGCAAACCTTCGGCGAGAAGCAGGGCTGGCAGTACATGGACGACCTGCACCAGAACATCGGCCAGTACGTTCACTCCGGTTCCAAGCCTTGTAAGCTGGCGGCTTCGGGTGAATTCCCGATCGGCATTTCCTTTGAATACCCGGCGGTTCAGCTGAAGCGTCAGGGCGCACCGCTGGACATCATCCTGCCGAAGGAAGGCCTGGGCTGGGAGATCGAAGCGACCGCTGTGATCAAGGGCACACCACACGAAGAGGCGGCGAAGAAACTGGCTGACTTCTCGGCCAGCCCGGCGGCGATGGAGCTTTATAAAGAGAACTTCGCGGTGCTCGCGCAACCGGGGATTGCCAAGCCGCAGACCGAATTGCCGGCGGATTATGAGCAGCGTTTGATCAAGAACGACTTTGCCTGGGCGTCGAAGAATCGCGACGAAATCCTGAGCGAGTGGCGCAAGCGGTATGACGGCAAGTCCGAGAAAGTGGCTGCCAAGTAA
- a CDS encoding TIGR03364 family FAD-dependent oxidoreductase, with amino-acid sequence MTHHNDMLIVGAGILGLSHAYAAARRGLKVTVFERSETPLGASVRNFGQALVTGQPPGPMLELARASREIWGQWAQLAGLQLKRNGSYLFARSEAEEHLLEAFCTGRAVEYGYRVDLLRGAALRDLYGGQFRHHRAALHGLDDQQLYSREAIPTLIDYLRRELGVAFHFSTLVRDIEPGRLRSTAGTFSADQIIVCSGHDYQTLLAEPIAALNPQICRLQMLRARPQINLNLQHALLTGLSCVHYGAFADLPEAAAVQAQILREEPHLHENGIHLLISPTPYGELIIGDSHHYGRDPSPFNAEQVDDWMIGLAEQTLGCKVQVVERWQGVYGSRGPGPFSFLLPMPGVSVALMHTGVGMSVGPALAERNVATLLGEH; translated from the coding sequence ATGACACACCACAACGACATGCTGATCGTCGGCGCCGGCATTCTCGGCCTGTCCCACGCCTACGCCGCCGCCAGACGCGGTCTGAAGGTCACGGTTTTCGAACGCAGCGAAACCCCCTTGGGCGCCTCGGTCCGCAACTTCGGCCAGGCCCTCGTCACCGGCCAACCCCCGGGCCCGATGCTCGAACTGGCCAGGGCCAGCCGCGAGATCTGGGGCCAATGGGCACAACTGGCCGGGTTGCAACTCAAGCGCAACGGCTCGTATTTGTTCGCTCGCAGCGAAGCCGAAGAACACCTGCTCGAAGCCTTCTGCACCGGCCGCGCCGTGGAATACGGTTACCGCGTCGACCTGCTGCGCGGTGCTGCCTTGCGCGATCTCTACGGCGGTCAGTTCCGCCATCACCGCGCGGCGTTGCACGGCCTGGACGATCAGCAACTGTATTCCCGTGAAGCGATTCCGACGTTGATCGACTACTTGCGCCGCGAGCTCGGCGTCGCGTTTCACTTCTCTACCCTGGTGCGCGATATCGAGCCGGGTCGCCTGCGCAGCACGGCCGGCACGTTCAGCGCCGATCAGATCATCGTCTGCTCCGGGCACGATTATCAGACCTTGCTGGCCGAGCCGATCGCCGCGCTCAACCCGCAAATCTGCCGCCTGCAAATGCTCCGCGCCCGGCCGCAGATCAACCTCAACCTGCAACACGCATTGCTCACCGGTTTAAGTTGCGTGCATTACGGCGCCTTCGCCGATCTGCCGGAAGCGGCAGCGGTGCAGGCGCAGATTCTGCGCGAGGAGCCACACTTGCATGAAAACGGCATCCACCTGCTGATCAGCCCGACGCCTTACGGTGAGTTGATCATCGGCGACTCCCACCATTACGGCCGCGATCCATCGCCGTTCAATGCCGAGCAGGTCGATGACTGGATGATCGGACTCGCTGAACAAACCCTGGGGTGCAAGGTGCAGGTGGTCGAGCGCTGGCAGGGCGTCTATGGTTCACGGGGGCCGGGGCCGTTCTCGTTCCTGCTCCCGATGCCGGGTGTGAGCGTGGCGCTGATGCACACCGGTGTCGGCATGAGCGTCGGCCCGGCGCTGGCCGAACGTAACGTCGCCACCTTATTGGGAGAGCATTGA